One genomic region from Amycolatopsis sp. FBCC-B4732 encodes:
- a CDS encoding adenine phosphoribosyltransferase, which translates to MELDEALGLIAEVPDFPEPGVLFRDLSPLFADAGAFKAVTDALADTLEPGVEALAGVEARGFLLAAAVGYARGLGVVLIRKPGKLPQVAGRVDYALEYGTATVELPAGVVRPGQRIAVLDDVLATGGTVAATGKLLEDAGAVVDSVSVILELGALGGREVLGGRKVHALQTC; encoded by the coding sequence GTGGAGCTCGACGAGGCACTCGGCCTGATCGCCGAGGTGCCGGACTTCCCCGAGCCCGGCGTGCTGTTCCGCGACCTGAGCCCGCTCTTCGCGGACGCGGGCGCGTTCAAGGCGGTCACCGACGCGCTGGCGGACACGCTCGAACCGGGTGTGGAGGCGCTCGCGGGCGTGGAAGCCCGCGGGTTCCTCCTCGCCGCGGCCGTCGGGTACGCCCGCGGCCTCGGCGTGGTCCTGATCCGCAAGCCCGGCAAGCTCCCGCAGGTGGCGGGCCGGGTCGACTACGCGCTGGAGTACGGCACGGCGACGGTCGAGCTCCCGGCCGGCGTGGTCCGGCCGGGGCAGCGGATCGCCGTCCTGGACGACGTCCTGGCCACCGGCGGCACGGTGGCCGCGACCGGCAAGCTCCTGGAAGACGCCGGCGCGGTCGTCGACAGCGTCTCGGTGATCCTGGAGCTGGGTGCGCTGGGCGGCCGCGAGGTCCTCGGCGGCCGGAAGGTCCACGCGCTGCAGACCTGCTGA
- the secF gene encoding protein translocase subunit SecF, with protein MGVEEVGTDAEGNAKAAVKPGKKESIFHRLYVGTGAFDVVGKRKRWYMFFAALVLICLASMVFRGFNIGIEFEGGTQIQMPANGIHGVISEEQAKDSFQKALGRPASETQKVGSGAASTIQIRTDALDAADVAKVKQGLFQDLGPKGTNGQPSVQAISDSAVSASWGGEISQKALIALIVFLVAVVIFLAIYFDPRMAAAALISLLHDILVTAGVYSLVGFEVTPATVIGLLTILGFSLYDTVVVFDKVRENTRGLLGLTRRTYGEAANLALNQTLMRSFNTAFIALLPILGLLIVGYILLGSGTLQDLALVQLTGTLVGVLSSVALATPLLVDFKMRDPKYQQQAERVRQRRVSQARKAAGDEDFDATDDDALAKELRKEKAYAAAASVPARIQKQRPAGKRKR; from the coding sequence GTGGGGGTCGAAGAAGTGGGCACGGACGCCGAGGGCAACGCCAAGGCGGCGGTCAAGCCCGGCAAGAAGGAAAGCATCTTCCACCGGCTGTACGTCGGCACCGGCGCGTTCGACGTCGTCGGCAAGCGCAAGCGCTGGTACATGTTCTTCGCCGCGCTGGTGCTGATCTGCCTCGCGTCGATGGTCTTCCGCGGCTTCAACATCGGCATCGAGTTCGAGGGCGGCACGCAGATCCAGATGCCGGCCAACGGCATCCACGGCGTGATCAGCGAGGAGCAGGCCAAGGACTCGTTCCAGAAGGCGCTGGGCCGTCCGGCCTCGGAGACGCAGAAGGTCGGCTCGGGCGCCGCGTCGACCATCCAGATCCGCACCGACGCGCTGGACGCGGCCGACGTCGCGAAGGTCAAGCAGGGCCTGTTCCAGGACCTGGGCCCGAAGGGCACGAACGGCCAGCCGAGCGTCCAGGCCATCAGCGACAGCGCGGTGAGCGCGTCGTGGGGCGGCGAGATCTCGCAGAAGGCGCTGATCGCGCTCATCGTGTTCCTCGTCGCGGTCGTCATCTTCCTGGCGATCTACTTCGACCCGCGGATGGCCGCGGCGGCGCTCATCTCGCTGCTGCACGACATCCTGGTCACGGCCGGCGTGTACTCGCTGGTCGGCTTCGAGGTCACCCCGGCGACGGTCATCGGCCTGCTGACGATCCTCGGGTTCTCGCTCTACGACACGGTGGTGGTGTTCGACAAGGTCCGCGAGAACACGCGCGGCCTGCTCGGGCTGACCCGCCGGACGTACGGCGAGGCCGCGAACCTGGCGCTGAACCAGACCCTGATGCGGTCGTTCAACACGGCGTTCATCGCGCTGCTGCCGATCCTCGGCCTGCTGATCGTCGGGTACATCCTGCTCGGCTCGGGCACGCTGCAGGACCTGGCGCTGGTGCAGCTGACCGGCACCCTGGTCGGCGTGCTGTCCTCGGTCGCGCTGGCCACCCCGCTGCTGGTCGACTTCAAGATGCGCGACCCGAAGTACCAGCAGCAGGCCGAGCGCGTCCGCCAGCGCCGCGTCAGCCAGGCGCGCAAGGCGGCGGGCGACGAGGACTTCGACGCCACCGACGACGACGCCCTCGCGAAGGAACTGCGCAAGGAGAAGGCGTACGCGGCCGCGGCCAGCGTGCCCGCCCGGATCCAGAAGCAGCGCCCGGCGGGCAAGCGGAAGCGCTGA
- the secD gene encoding protein translocase subunit SecD: MAASAGHLRPGRYLALFALIVIVLYALVFLTGNHKPTPKLGIDLQGGTRVTLTARTPDGGQPTRESLNQARQIIERRVNGIGVGGTEVLLDGNNVVITVPGEQGDQAKNLGKTAKLGFRKVVANATQPVVPPQPTNPPPATGTPTSGTPKPGAPSSSAPAATSSAPPSSPAAGGGGAAAAPAQQQSTTPAPPSSSATPPPSSQAPAPSDGSIDAETAKEIQAAKAVRQDPKLIGADGQANQELVAKAMASLTCSPNAKDPLEGNDDPKLPLVACGDHDTYKYLLEPEFLPGTEIADATSGYDQQRGQWAVNLSFKAEGTKIWADFTSKNVSQQAQAAFVLDTQVVSAPAIQAAILDGNTQITGKFTQTEAKDLSDILKYGSLPLSFASSDATTVSATLGLASLQAGLIAGGIGLLVVFVYCLFYYRLLGVLTILSLALSGALVFAVLVLLGRWIGYTLDLAGIAGLIIAIGITADSFVIYFERLKDEIREGRTFRSAVPRGWVRARRTILASDGVSFLAAAILYVIAVGDVQGFAFTLGMSTVLDLVVVYLVTHPLVAMVSTSKNAFLSNPRHLGLGAVQQLGSQRKKSTSVGRANVKEA, from the coding sequence GTGGCAGCTTCAGCCGGGCATCTCCGCCCGGGACGCTATCTCGCCCTGTTCGCCCTGATCGTGATCGTGCTGTACGCACTGGTGTTCCTCACCGGCAACCACAAGCCGACCCCGAAGCTGGGCATCGACCTGCAGGGCGGCACCCGGGTCACGCTCACCGCCCGCACCCCCGACGGCGGCCAGCCGACGCGGGAGTCCCTGAACCAGGCGCGCCAGATCATCGAACGGCGCGTCAACGGGATCGGCGTCGGCGGCACCGAGGTCCTCCTCGACGGCAACAACGTCGTCATCACCGTTCCCGGCGAGCAGGGTGACCAGGCGAAGAACCTGGGCAAGACCGCGAAGCTGGGCTTCCGGAAGGTCGTCGCGAACGCGACCCAGCCGGTCGTGCCGCCGCAGCCCACGAACCCGCCGCCGGCCACCGGCACGCCGACCTCGGGCACCCCGAAGCCCGGCGCGCCGAGCAGCTCCGCGCCGGCCGCGACGTCGAGCGCGCCCCCGTCCAGCCCGGCCGCCGGTGGTGGCGGTGCCGCCGCCGCGCCCGCGCAGCAGCAGAGCACCACGCCGGCCCCGCCGAGCAGCAGCGCCACGCCGCCGCCGTCGAGTCAGGCCCCGGCCCCTTCGGACGGCTCGATCGACGCCGAGACGGCGAAGGAGATCCAGGCCGCGAAGGCGGTGCGCCAGGACCCGAAGCTGATCGGGGCCGACGGCCAGGCCAACCAGGAGCTCGTCGCGAAGGCGATGGCGTCGCTGACCTGCTCGCCGAACGCCAAGGACCCCCTCGAGGGCAACGACGACCCGAAGCTGCCGCTGGTCGCGTGCGGTGACCACGACACGTACAAGTACCTGCTGGAGCCGGAGTTCCTGCCGGGCACCGAGATCGCCGACGCGACCTCGGGCTACGACCAGCAGCGCGGCCAGTGGGCCGTGAACCTCAGCTTCAAGGCCGAGGGCACCAAGATCTGGGCGGACTTCACGTCGAAGAACGTCAGCCAGCAGGCCCAGGCCGCGTTCGTGCTCGACACGCAGGTCGTCTCGGCACCGGCCATCCAGGCCGCGATCCTCGACGGCAACACCCAGATCACCGGCAAGTTCACGCAGACCGAGGCGAAAGACCTCTCGGACATCCTCAAGTACGGCTCGCTGCCGCTGTCGTTCGCCTCTTCGGACGCGACCACGGTGTCGGCGACCCTCGGCCTGGCCTCGCTGCAGGCCGGCCTGATCGCCGGCGGCATCGGCCTGCTGGTCGTGTTCGTCTACTGCCTGTTCTACTACCGCCTGCTCGGCGTGCTCACCATCCTGTCGCTGGCCCTGTCCGGCGCGCTGGTGTTCGCCGTGCTGGTGCTGCTCGGCCGCTGGATCGGCTACACGCTGGACCTCGCGGGCATCGCCGGTCTGATCATCGCCATCGGGATCACGGCGGACTCGTTCGTCATCTACTTCGAACGGCTCAAGGACGAAATCCGGGAGGGCCGGACGTTCCGGTCCGCGGTGCCGCGCGGCTGGGTCCGCGCCCGGCGCACCATCCTGGCCTCGGACGGCGTGAGCTTCCTGGCCGCGGCCATCCTGTACGTCATCGCGGTCGGCGACGTGCAGGGCTTCGCGTTCACCCTCGGCATGTCCACGGTGCTCGACCTCGTCGTCGTGTACCTGGTGACGCACCCACTGGTGGCCATGGTCTCCACGTCCAAGAACGCGTTCCTGTCCAATCCGAGGCACCTGGGCCTCGGCGCCGTGCAGCAACTGGGTTCGCAGCGGAAGAAGTCGACCTCGGTCGGCCGCGCGAACGTGAAGGAGGCCTGA
- the yajC gene encoding preprotein translocase subunit YajC, with product MQQLLLPLLLVLVLAVPLVMSTRKQKKQQAAQQDLQNSLAPGDRVMTTSGLYGTVADTSGDTTIDIEIAPGVVTTWLRLAVREKVEPVVETDEDTTDEASAPAEESIIESGADVKTEEPQTTAQVAPPLEHGKK from the coding sequence ATGCAACAGCTATTGCTGCCCCTGCTGCTCGTGCTCGTCCTCGCGGTGCCGCTGGTCATGAGCACGCGCAAGCAGAAGAAGCAGCAGGCCGCGCAGCAGGATCTGCAGAACAGCCTGGCGCCCGGTGACCGCGTGATGACCACTTCGGGTCTCTACGGCACCGTCGCGGACACGTCCGGTGACACCACGATCGACATCGAGATCGCGCCCGGCGTCGTCACCACCTGGCTGCGGCTCGCGGTCCGCGAGAAGGTCGAGCCGGTCGTCGAGACCGACGAGGACACCACCGACGAGGCCTCGGCCCCCGCCGAGGAGTCGATCATCGAGTCCGGCGCCGACGTCAAGACCGAAGAGCCGCAGACCACCGCGCAGGTGGCGCCGCCGCTGGAGCACGGCAAGAAGTAA